The Mesorhizobium sp. INR15 region GGGCCAGGTCCAGGTCGATCGCGGCGTCACCATCGGCTATTTCAGCCAGGATGTCGGCGACATGGAAGGCCACAGCGCGGTGGCCGAAGTGATGAACGGCGCAGGCCCGGTGAGCGACGTGGCGGCCGAGATGGCCGCACTTGAAGCTGACATGGCCGATCCCGACAAGGCCGACCAGATGGACGAGATCATCGAGCGGTATGGCGAAGCGCAGCATCGCTTCGAGGAGCTTGACGGCTACGCGCTGGATGGCCGCGCCCGCGAAGTGTTGGATGGCCTCGGCTTCTCCCAGGAAATGATGGACGGCGACGTCGGCAAATTGTCGGGCGGCTGGAAGATGCGCGTGGCGCTGGCGCGTATTCTTCTGATGCGCCCCGACGCGATGCTGCTCGACGAGCCGAGCAACCATCTTGATCTGGAAAGCCTGATCTGGCTGGAGTCTTTCCTCAAGGGCTATGACGGCGCGCTTTTGATGACCTCGCATGACCGCGAGTTCATGAACCGCATTGTCAACAAGATCGTCGAGATCGATGCCGGGTCGCTGACCGCCTATTCCGGCAACTACGAATTCTACCAGCAGCAGCGGGCGATCGCCGACAAGCAGCAGCAGGCGCAGTTCGAGCGCCAGCAGGCGATGCTGGCCAAGGAAATCGCCTTCATCGAACGCTTCAAGGCGCGCGCCTCGCACGCCGCCCAGGTGCAGAGCCGGGTGAAGAAGCTGGACAAGATCGACCGCGTCGAGCCGCCCAAGCGCCGGCAGACGGTGTCCTTCGACTTCCTGCCGGCGCCGCGCTGCGGCGAGGATGTCGTGACGCTGAAGAATGTCCACAAGGGCTATGGCAGCCGCAGCATCTATGAGGGGCTGGATTTCCAGGTCCGCCGGCGCGAGCGCTGGTGCATCATGGGCGTCAACGGTGCCGGCAAATCCACACTGCTGAAGCTGGTCGCCGGTGCTTCCGAGCCGGACACCGGCACGGTGGCCCGCGGCCCCAGTGTCAAGATGGGCTATTTCGCCCAGCACGCGATGGAGTTGCTGGAAGGCGAACGCACCGTGTTCCAGACGCTGGAGGACGCGTTTCCGCAGGCCGGCCAGGCGCCGCTGCGCGCACTTGCCGGCTGCTTCGGCTTTTCCGGCGACGAGATCGAGAAGAGATGCCGCGTGCTTTCCGGCGGCGAGAAGGCACGGCTGGTGATGGCGCTGATGCTGTTCGATCCGCCCAATCTTCTGGTGCTGGACGAACCGACCAACCATCTCGACATCGCCACCAAGGAGATGCTGATCACGGCG contains the following coding sequences:
- a CDS encoding ABC-F family ATP-binding cassette domain-containing protein, encoding MIRLESISKQNGRQLVFIEASAALQKGEKVGLVGPNGAGKTTLFRMITGQEQPDEGQVQVDRGVTIGYFSQDVGDMEGHSAVAEVMNGAGPVSDVAAEMAALEADMADPDKADQMDEIIERYGEAQHRFEELDGYALDGRAREVLDGLGFSQEMMDGDVGKLSGGWKMRVALARILLMRPDAMLLDEPSNHLDLESLIWLESFLKGYDGALLMTSHDREFMNRIVNKIVEIDAGSLTAYSGNYEFYQQQRAIADKQQQAQFERQQAMLAKEIAFIERFKARASHAAQVQSRVKKLDKIDRVEPPKRRQTVSFDFLPAPRCGEDVVTLKNVHKGYGSRSIYEGLDFQVRRRERWCIMGVNGAGKSTLLKLVAGASEPDTGTVARGPSVKMGYFAQHAMELLEGERTVFQTLEDAFPQAGQAPLRALAGCFGFSGDEIEKRCRVLSGGEKARLVMALMLFDPPNLLVLDEPTNHLDIATKEMLITALSQYEGTMLFVSHDRHFLAALSNRVLELTPEGIHTYGGGYTEYVERTGQEAPGLRS